The DNA segment agtttttgttttgcgtAACTTTTTTGCACTATGTCATTAAACCTTAAACCTTTCTGTatgttgttaaatatttttgcagccATTCTTGGTCTTTTACATCATGGCATTTGGTTCTGCCATAACATGGCTGTTCACATTTGATCGGGAGATGCTTGTTACATCAGCAATTGTATTGGCTATTGGTGCACTCTCTGTTTGTATATCGCTTGGAATTTCATGCAAACGTGTTTATGACAATCTGGCTGCCTTAGAAAAAAGTAACCAAGgtataataaaaatgcaaGCCACGTTCTTATAGtttatttgccaaaaaaattatattatcTTTCGTATGTATACAAACTGTTTTAAAGTTACTTATCTAGACCTGCTTGTTCATAGATGAATTGACATTTAATTGTGCCTTTTGTCAatttaagattttttgttgcagcATTGCTGTGGCTTGTCAGAATTCTTGTGCAAAATGCCTTGGCAATTTTAGGAACCTGGTTGACACTGGCAACGTTTATAGGAGTGGGCATCAGTCTTATCTATGCTGATAGTCCATCCACTGAAAAAGCTAAGTGGAGAGGTACATGATACTCTTGATTATCAACACTGAATTTCACTTATTCTGTACTACTCTAACTGTCCAATAATTTTTGTAACCTCATCCTGTGATATGAATCATGATTTGAATAGAATTGATTAACACTTCTCACAATACTTGGCTTGCATTGTTATATTATAATATGACACTTGTCTCTTTGTTTAGGTATTGTAACAATGGAAGATGGTTCCACGATAATGCTTTCAATTCTTCTTGGTCTCGCTGTTGCTTGGTTTGtgtttcaaaactttataTGCTGGCGCTACTTCCAAGGACTGTTTGTGACCTTCCCTGTACTTGTTTTTGCCTATGCGGGTATTTTGgtgaaattgcaaaatgatgaaaatgcccaaagaaatttcattttagCTTGTGTTGGAGTTGGTGTTTGTTCCATATTGTTTCTTATCAGACTTCCGCTTGCCATTTATAGAATGGTCACCAACCAAGGACAATATGAGAAGGTTGCAGGTCGGGAAAAACtatttacttaaaataaaTTCGTAAACTATATGACTTGTGTACATTTATGTATTGTGTGAGAAAAGAATTCCAATGATACATGCACATTTGACATATCCAATTGCTGACTTCTAACTTTACTGCACTTATCATATTATGCTTTGTGTTATGTGAAAGTTGCtgcatttgttttttcttcataCAATAATGTAATTACACAGATTGAAtgatgtttttttcatttattctCATTAAAATCCAGTAATAATTGATTCTGTAATTCATTGTGTAATACTTTGTTCAGGAAAAAAGGccaattaaaatgtaaaattgtgCAAAGTATATTTGGATGATTGACTATTCTGGTATTTGTCTTGAAGTGGAACCTATCACATACTTATAACTTGTCCTCGAAGGTCGTTGATATGTCACGTACACAAGTTGAAAAGGTTTTTGCCTAATCATTAGCTGCCCTTGCATGTTGGCTTCTTTTAATTTTGGCCCCAGCTGTGTTAAATGGCATATTTTGATTCTAGTATAGCAAAAACAGGCAAACTACAATGCTTTTTTCATGTCATTTAATTTTGCTGTACATACATTGCTGTTAAGTTACTCACCTAGGTCTAATTATTTGAAGTCTGATAAGAAGAGGTGGTTGATACAGTTAAACACTGCTTAATTGTGAACAATTGTTTTCTGAGTTTTAGGTATATGTGTTTGTAGCATATTGCTGTATGATTATTGTTGCATTTCATGTACACAAAGATGCCAATACACTACGCTTCATAGAAGTTATAAATGGTTTTCGTGCAGAAGTTTTGAGGAAGCTGGGATTTGATGTAAAGAACTTCACTTCCTAGCCCAGTGTTACACTTGCTGCATTAAGTGTATGTTAGTAATTCCACTTTTCAAAGTTCTGGTATGATATGGGAGTTCACAAGTATTTTTGGTTATGGTCTTTGGCTTGCCCTATTTTCCAAACTTCAAATCTAAAACATTGGGCAGAATTACGTTATATTTTTCATCCATCACCGCTGTtattaaaacaagttattaaGTGAGAATAGTGCAAATAGATGAAACATCAACCAGTAGGCCAACTACTAATTACTGAACATAAACTGaaagttatgttttgtttggtAATATGTCACGAGTTCACAAACACGCTCATCGGCGTCCAgatttgacaaaaaagttgCAGAACATGCACATGCACAAACTTTCCGCTTGTGATACTTCACATCAGCCCGATGCCCCCCACAAATTTCGCTAGTGCGTAGTGAGTTCCCAAAATGCGACATTGTAAATAACATAATATACTGTAATTGGTGTAATTTAACTAGGCCTATCATAGTGTaaagaaaagattttgaatttcttaactcaacaaaaaaacttaatcTGTGTTTATATGGGCCTACGGTAAAGTTAAAATGCAACAAACGAGTCCACAAACTCAAAATTACCAGTTAGTTTGGACAAACCAGGCCGTCCCAATACCCAGGGTGCATTATACGTGACTCAGGGTTAAGTGGCGTATTCGGATTGACCTTCGCTTGGCACGGAGCAAATACACGCACGAACAAGAGCACAGTGTCCCCCTTTTTTTTATGGGATCGGCATAAGGTTGTTGCCTCAGGATGTAGCCTAAGTACCGGTACACAATGATGATCGAGACTTCATCTGACTCGAAGTAAAATTGCATGTTCTTCTCGGGAAGaagtaaatgtaaataaaaatgtgaagtaAGTTATTGAAGAAAGTTGAAAACGAAAAGGTATAGGCCTACGAAAAGAGTAATCATCGAAGGAATATAAATTAAGGAGGAAAACGAAAACTTAAAGGAAAATCTTCAAAGCGTAGCCCTTGCCGCCATAAGGTCTTTGGTACATTTATAATATACACTAAATTGACCTTTGGCGCACGGAATGTATCCCACACCCACCGAAAACACCACACTTCCTCTTGTCTTGCCCGAATTTAGCACTGTTCACTTATCAAGCGTTGTTTTGTGCTCAAGAATATCGCAATACTGTAGTATTAGcttcacaaaaattttatatagCGAGCTCAAAGTTTTAACCCTACTTTAATTATGTTACgatatttgcaaatttaaaaattttatccagaatcaaacaaaaaattaaatctaaaaaataaGCACGAAACAGTAATTATACAAATTCAACTAACGATATAATTGTTGTCttgagaaaataaaatttagagagggattatttcactgtaagtAAGTcatgcagcctgttgttaaagataggcgttTAGGTTAGGAGAGTAGGTATGCaataaagttgattttagctatttaatttattggacatagatttagattagaaggtagactTAAGTAAGGGAGTTTTTTAGATTACTATGTTATTAttagttaggttaacaagaaactgtaaaaatagcttcgaacgcacgatttttttcaGTGACATAGTGGCAGTCTAAAATTTAACCCTAGAATGCTATCATATAatcagattttttttatttccctATAAATTAGGTGAACACAGGTCAGACACCATCAACATATAATTCTTGGTGCATTTTAGCTTTTCGTCGGCTGTTAAACTATTATATACAGTTATATTATACACATATCTGTTTGTTTAAATagcattttctttaaattgatagaatttgcaaaaaagctaacaattttgtttatgGCCAACCCCAGAAATTAACACTGAAGCACTGGGCAATTAGGAACCTTTAGAAACTAGGGCACCAGAGCAACAACATAGAcgcaaaacattttgttgtcAACTACTTAACGCTGTATCttgattttaataatttcaatgtAGGAAACCAGTTGACTAACTGTTCTTTCATCTGACACAATATGATGAACATTTAATATTACccctgttttgttttttacaattttggcTACGTAAGGGCTCagcaagaaaatacaaaatgctTCGATAGGTGAAAATTAGTTTAAGTTACGTCAAGTCATCAAAGTTTTAAGAAatatgtaatgaaatgattgtttatcgttccttatcCCGTAAGGGCgatcacttcaattacaaagtctgtctgttgaattgttgtctttgatgataaatgagtctcaggtcgttgtttcgcttttcttaatcttagaattaattgttcaccatgacaactgtataaactgattatatttgaagcttctttgaacgaatacatcaagatagaacattgtgacagcaacagcacgaagacatgttgcggcgttgaacgtaaaagccaaaaagactgaatgaatcaaaatgcacgcacaggagAAGCagttgattacgtcacgcagtgttatgcttcactgattccatagatgagaattctatgtcgtacacaattttatattacattaattgatatatttatcacaaatattACTTGCGATTTGCACAGATTTTAAGTTTAGCAAGTTACCTTAAAATCTcacaactttcaaaattttggtaTGCACTTTACTTCAtcttttgtgaaaatttgttCTAACCCATAAAGCGGCGCTTTCTTTATGCGATTGATTTGTGTTTCGGCTTCGGGTACTCACGTATGAAGATCATAGAAAGCAGGGAGTAAATAGGGAGACTTCGCTGTGCTATCCGAGGTTGGATAAACTTAAACAGCGATACCGAGGTCGAGTTTGAAATCCCGAAAACAGTATTTTATATCTACTCAAAGTGTAAGTGTAGCCTATAACTAGACTAGGCTATAGGTCTATAACCTACGCAGTAAATACAGTGTAGACCTTTATCTTAGGCTGTGTGGTAGGCTACGATACTGTCATAGTGAAAAGTGTGGCTGTAAACTACTTAACTAagcacaaaaaaaacaaaactaagcaATCTTTTTATCCTAATTTCTAGTAAAACACAATGTGCCAATTGTAAAAACTTTCAAGTGCGCTGACATAGTTTTGctataaagaaaaacaaggtctagtatacaagatgcacaaccacaggataccTTTGtgtactagaccccagctacttgaatagtgacgtcacctggttgtgcacttgtgtaTTAGACACAAAAAACACCTATGATGTCTATAAAAAATGTATACGAAAAattcacaattttttaatgtctatttagtatttttgttttgggtctagtgcagaagtgcacaaccacaggatcggtgcatttgtatactagaccccagctacttaAATGATGACATCATCTAGTTGTGCATTTACGCACCAAACCCTtggttttttagttaattttaaaatttggtaaatTCATAACCATACACTCGATCTGAAACGTTTTGGCTTTCTCTGGGAACTGTCACCTTGCAATGAATCTACTACTGTGCTAAAATGTTAATAAACGACTGTTAACTTGAAGGCTTAATTTTACTGGTGCCTTTCAGTTGGTTTGTAACATAATAGAACGAATTCTATCAACCTTTAGCATCCTAACATTTTTTGTGCGTACGCACTTGTCACTTATAGTTGTTTGGCACACGCAAGATCTTTCTGAATCTGGCTATactcttcaatccagcctacATGAACTAAACTAAAGTGGTCTTGGTGGCAATGCTAACgtaccatcttatagcacaattttattgttgtcgtcttgcatgttttaagcccttgggctttgccactttttcctcgTTAATCGTTTGTGAGCATGTGtattattgtgctataactacaatgGTTAGCATTGTAACTTTTGCTCTGCACACTTAATGGCAAAAAGTATGCAATGCAATAGGGTACAATGCAATAAACTCATCACCATGTGCactaaaatttttcatctttaCGCCagcttataataaataaaaaaatagagTGGCGTGTGTGAACAAAACTAAGTTGTAGGCGTCATAAATAGGCAAACAATTGAGGCTTCTTTGCACACTGACACATAACTTGCCAAAAATTTGTGTCTTCACACGAACACACAtaatttcttgtcaaaaattgCCTAAGTGTCCAGTCAACTTCATGCTACAAGGACAAGGATGCCCCACAGTGGAAAGTGCGGCACCTGCATGTAGGGCATTCGTCAACGTGCATGACCAACTTTtaataagcaaagaaaaactggttgtttgaacacaaatttataacaaataaaaagttgaGGCTTCAGTGCGTGTTAAAATGCCAAACTTTACTTTTTTGCACACACGAACTCTCGTTAAAAACTGCCAACTTTCCAGTTGGGCTGATATCTAGATGTTAATAATGCAATGGCAGGCACCATCAGAGGgcataaatttctttaattgtTTGTGCAGAGTTTTTGCTGCCTGCGTTTGCTGTTTTCCATGATAAACCGCTTAAGAAAACTTGCTAAAATCTTTGGTATACTTCACTAACTTAAGTTAGTGAAGTATACCAAACTCGTTCACTAACTTAAGTTTATTGTATAGTGATTTTCATTGAGCATGATAGACCTGATGAAAGCCAACATTTTGGCAGTTTTTTTTCGTTTAGCGATGATTGATTTGTATTCTTTGAATTTTCAAGAATTaactttatatatatttaagtTTGCTTGCTTTGAAACAAACTGCTTCTTAGATTTTGTGTTCGTTGGGTCAATATTGAAACATGATTGTGCAAAACCTGGTCAAAAATCAGCAAGTCCTGCTACTAAAAATCATAAATATCTctataaaaattgaaacatcGATAAGTGAAGATGacataaagtttattttttaaaagcaaaaaatcaaacctTTAAAACCAGATCTGTGGTAAATTGTTGTCAATGTTTACCTCAATCCATCTGATTATACATGAAACAGTAGTTCTTACTCTTAATTTGTTGGAGAAACTGAAGCTAATCGTATTTGAAAATcttgaaagaaaataaaaaatactctTCAGGCTATTActgattttaatattttaacatgttttggATACAATGAAATGTATGAAATCTATTTCCAGGACTACCACTCAAAAGAAGTCCTTTAGCATACTTACATTTGTTAAGTATTTTTTTAATCATGTTACTGATATTTTGCTGATGGC comes from the Clavelina lepadiformis chromosome 5, kaClaLepa1.1, whole genome shotgun sequence genome and includes:
- the LOC143460233 gene encoding uncharacterized protein LOC143460233 isoform X2 produces the protein MDKAQRLLIIVALLANIAAIVFGYFNATNAGGFFNNRIEYLNKKYYQEIAPTGIAFSIIWPIIYFWNIVGTFYLVVSMCLPAYESPVNYKPTLISKPFLVFYIMAFGSAITWLFTFDREMLVTSAIVLAIGALSVCISLGISCKRVYDNLAALEKSNQALLWLVRILVQNALAILGTWLTLATFIGVGISLIYADSPSTEKAKWRGIVTMEDGSTIMLSILLGLAVAWFVFQNFICWRYFQGLFVTFPVLVFAYAGILVKLQNDENAQRNFILACVGVGVCSILFLIRLPLAIYRMVTNQGQYEKVAGKKAN
- the LOC143460233 gene encoding uncharacterized protein LOC143460233 isoform X1, translated to MDKAQRLLIIVALLANIAAIVFGYFNATNAGGFFNNRIEYLNKKYYQEIAPTGIAFSIIWPIIYFWNIVGTFYLVVSMCLPAYESPVNYKPTLISKPFLVFYIMAFGSAITWLFTFDREMLVTSAIVLAIGALSVCISLGISCKRVYDNLAALEKSNQALLWLVRILVQNALAILGTWLTLATFIGVGISLIYADSPSTEKAKWRGIVTMEDGSTIMLSILLGLAVAWFVFQNFICWRYFQGLFVTFPVLVFAYAGILVKLQNDENAQRNFILACVGVGVCSILFLIRLPLAIYRMVTNQGQYEKVAGREKLFT